One region of Mycobacterium riyadhense genomic DNA includes:
- a CDS encoding PE family protein translates to MSFVIITPEVLASAAANLNSIGSSLSTANTAAASVTTGLVAAARDEVSVAIAALFGQHAQAYQAAAAQAALIHDELVQNLTRTGGAYAAAEAANVSPLQTLQQSVLEVINAPAQAMLGRPLIGDGANATTPGGNGGAGGMLIGNGGNGAAGAPGQAGGNGGAAGLIGNGGAGGAGGAGGAAGGNGGAAGLLMGVGGAGGAGGIGTHNPTGVGGAGGVGGAGGPGGWFTNGGAGGAGGMGGNGGNGANGPANTQGGIGFTGGAGGDGGPGGQAPLMFGKGGAGGVGGSGGAGGIGGNGGDGVTPGTGGTGGTGGAAGHGGAGGAGAGLSAAGQAGAPGAGGTGGLGGNGGNAAPGISAAPGTAGTGGLGITGGAGGKGGAGGAALPGGMGGNGGNGGNGGTGGTGGDGGSGLVSGSAGGSGGTGGTGGAPGAGGLSGGLGGKGGNSGLGGDGGTGGRGGDATGTNAYAGGSGGAGGSGGGPGGDGGNGGSGGTGGLGTSGTDATDSTGPGEGGIGGTGGAGGQAGPSGGAGGKNGIGGQGGQGGQGGQGGQGKAGVTADDPTAGGLGGLGGQGGQGGAGGKGIGGIGGGAGGTGGIGGQGGQGGTGGDNIGLAGPGFGAGGDGGQGGTGGSAGVGGSGTDGGAAGAGGTAGTGGTGGTGGQGGFGKAGVTADDPTAGGQGGQGGAGGQGGVGGAGIGGVGGGDGGTGGIGGKGGVGGDGGDNIGLAGPGFGAGGAGGKGGTGGTAGLGGVGTDGGTQGGIGAGGDGGTGGTGGQGGFGKAGTNAADPTAGGQGGDGGKGGAGGDGGAGIGGVGGGDGGTGGAGGLGGVGGNGGDDTSVVNGTGGNGGQGGTGGAAGAAGVGTDGGTGGSIGTGGDGGTGGNGGKGANGANGVTGGSPTQGGGAGRGGTGGTGGTGGAGDGNGAHGGNGGNGGIGGDGGTGGTGGSSTASGGDGKNGGAGGPGGIAGAAGKGTDGGTDGGIGRGGTGGTGGLGGNGGAGDTGGDGEPGDAGGNGGNGGNGGLGGQGIDGVGGGDGGNGGRGGVGGVGGNGGTAKLLSQGEQGGAGGNGGNGGNGGNGAAGGGSGGDGGAAGSGARGGNGSDARGTGHTGGAGGTGGAGGTGGAGGIGNGTGNGGNGGRGGNSGPGGIGGDSVGSDDGGRGGHGVQGGTGGAGGEATGSGTAGDGGNGGTGGFAGHGGRGGNAIEGDGGRGGNSGAGGTGGAGGNNSGSGDAGNGGNGGNGAIGGGGGSGGADEEGGIGGLGGNGGTGGAGGDATGSSGNGGNGGAGGNAGEGGPGGRGGESLGDGGNAGNGGRGGDGGDGGDGAGSDHGGGGGVGGTGGNGGFGGPGAGPDQPRGDGGTGGGGGTGGDGGKGGDGTLGGLGLPGQPGGQRVGEEGGGGGSGGGGGGGG, encoded by the coding sequence ATGTCATTCGTGATCATCACTCCCGAGGTGTTGGCATCGGCTGCCGCTAACTTGAATTCCATCGGGTCGTCGCTGAGCACAGCCAACACCGCGGCGGCATCGGTGACCACCGGCCTAGTGGCGGCGGCCCGGGACGAGGTGTCGGTGGCCATCGCGGCGCTGTTCGGTCAACATGCCCAGGCCTACCAGGCGGCCGCCGCGCAGGCCGCACTGATCCATGACGAGCTTGTACAGAACTTGACCCGGACGGGCGGCGCATATGCGGCCGCGGAGGCGGCGAACGTATCTCCGCTGCAGACCCTTCAGCAAAGCGTGCTGGAGGTGATCAACGCGCCTGCCCAGGCGATGCTGGGGCGCCCGCTGATCGGCGACGGGGCCAACGCGACCACCCCGGGCGGCAATGGCGGTGCGGGCGGGATGTTGATCGGCAACGGTGGCAATGGCGCGGCAGGGGCGCCCGGCCAGGCCGGCGGCAACGGCGGGGCTGCCGGGTTGATCGGCAATGGCGGGGCCGGCGGGGCCGGTGGGGCCGGTGGCGCCGCGGGCGGCAATGGTGGGGCCGCCGGTTTGTTGATGGGGGTCGGCGGAGCGGGCGGCGCCGGCGGGATCGGCACCCACAACCCCACCGGCGTCGGTGGCGCCGGCGGCGTTGGCGGGGCCGGCGGGCCCGGCGGATGGTTCACCAACGGCGGCGCCGGCGGGGCCGGCGGCATGGGCGGCAACGGCGGCAACGGCGCCAACGGCCCCGCCAACACCCAAGGTGGCATCGGCTTCACCGGTGGCGCCGGCGGCGACGGCGGCCCAGGAGGCCAGGCCCCACTGATGTTCGGCAAAGGCGGGGCCGGCGGCGTCGGGGGATCCGGCGGCGCCGGTGGGATCGGCGGAAACGGTGGCGACGGCGTTACCCCCGGTACCGGCGGAACCGGGGGCACCGGAGGGGCCGCGGGCCACGGTGGCGCCGGAGGTGCCGGCGCCGGATTGTCCGCCGCCGGACAGGCGGGAGCCCCGGGCGCCGGTGGTACCGGGGGCCTGGGTGGAAACGGGGGCAACGCTGCCCCCGGCATCTCTGCTGCGCCAGGCACGGCCGGCACCGGCGGCTTGGGCATTACCGGTGGTGCGGGCGGCAAAGGCGGTGCCGGCGGGGCGGCACTGCCCGGCGGGATGGGCGGTAACGGCGGCAACGGCGGCAACGGCGGCACCGGCGGCACCGGTGGGGACGGGGGCTCGGGCCTGGTCAGCGGCAGCGCCGGCGGAAGCGGAGGAACCGGCGGCACCGGCGGCGCGCCCGGTGCAGGCGGGTTGTCCGGCGGTCTCGGCGGCAAAGGGGGCAACTCCGGACTCGGCGGCGACGGAGGAACGGGCGGGCGCGGCGGTGACGCCACGGGAACCAACGCCTATGCGGGCGGTAGCGGCGGGGCCGGCGGATCCGGCGGCGGCCCCGGCGGCGACGGCGGTAACGGCGGATCCGGCGGCACCGGTGGATTGGGCACGAGCGGGACCGATGCCACTGACAGCACCGGCCCCGGTGAGGGTGGTATCGGCGGAACCGGGGGCGCCGGGGGCCAAGCCGGACCCTCCGGTGGCGCGGGTGGCAAGAACGGCATCGGCGGGCAAGGCGGGCAAGGCGGACAAGGCGGACAAGGCGGACAAGGCAAGGCCGGCGTCACTGCAGACGACCCGACCGCCGGCGGCCTGGGCGGCTTGGGCGGCCAGGGCGGCCAGGGTGGCGCCGGCGGCAAGGGCATCGGCGGGATCGGCGGCGGCGCCGGCGGCACCGGCGGCATCGGCGGCCAGGGTGGCCAAGGCGGCACCGGCGGCGACAACATCGGCCTCGCTGGCCCCGGCTTCGGCGCCGGTGGCGACGGCGGCCAAGGCGGTACCGGCGGCAGCGCCGGGGTAGGCGGCAGCGGAACCGACGGCGGCGCGGCCGGTGCCGGCGGCACCGCCGGTACCGGCGGCACCGGCGGCACCGGCGGGCAGGGCGGGTTCGGCAAGGCCGGCGTCACTGCCGACGACCCCACCGCCGGCGGACAGGGCGGCCAGGGCGGCGCCGGCGGCCAAGGCGGCGTCGGCGGCGCCGGCATCGGCGGGGTAGGCGGCGGCGACGGTGGCACCGGCGGCATCGGCGGCAAAGGCGGTGTCGGCGGCGACGGCGGTGACAACATCGGCCTGGCTGGTCCCGGCTTCGGTGCCGGGGGGGCCGGCGGCAAGGGCGGCACCGGCGGCACCGCCGGGTTGGGCGGCGTAGGAACCGACGGCGGCACGCAAGGCGGGATCGGCGCCGGCGGCGACGGCGGCACCGGCGGCACCGGCGGGCAGGGCGGGTTCGGCAAGGCCGGCACCAATGCAGCCGACCCGACCGCCGGCGGCCAGGGCGGCGACGGCGGCAAAGGCGGCGCCGGCGGCGACGGCGGTGCCGGCATTGGCGGGGTAGGCGGCGGCGACGGCGGCACGGGCGGCGCCGGCGGCCTGGGCGGTGTCGGCGGCAACGGTGGCGACGACACTTCTGTCGTCAACGGCACCGGCGGCAACGGCGGTCAGGGCGGCACCGGCGGCGCCGCCGGGGCGGCCGGCGTAGGAACCGACGGCGGCACGGGCGGCAGCATCGGCACCGGCGGCGACGGCGGCACCGGCGGCAACGGCGGGAAAGGCGCCAACGGCGCCAACGGCGTCACCGGCGGCTCCCCCACTCAGGGTGGGGGTGCCGGCCGGGGTGGCACTGGCGGCACGGGTGGCACCGGCGGCGCCGGTGACGGCAACGGCGCTCATGGCGGCAACGGCGGCAACGGCGGCATCGGCGGCGACGGCGGCACCGGCGGCACCGGCGGCTCCAGCACTGCTAGTGGCGGCGACGGCAAGAACGGCGGGGCAGGCGGCCCCGGCGGTATCGCTGGGGCGGCCGGCAAAGGAACCGACGGCGGCACTGACGGCGGGATCGGCAGAGGCGGCACCGGCGGCACCGGCGGCCTCGGCGGCAACGGCGGCGCCGGCGACACGGGCGGCGACGGCGAGCCGGGCGACGCGGGCGGTAACGGCGGTAACGGCGGCAACGGCGGCCTGGGCGGCCAGGGCATCGACGGCGTCGGCGGCGGAGACGGCGGAAACGGCGGCAGGGGCGGCGTCGGCGGGGTCGGCGGCAACGGCGGAACAGCCAAGCTTCTCAGCCAGGGGGAACAAGGAGGCGCCGGCGGCAACGGAGGCAACGGCGGCAACGGCGGCAACGGCGCAGCCGGCGGGGGCTCCGGCGGCGACGGCGGCGCTGCCGGTAGCGGCGCCAGGGGCGGCAACGGCAGCGACGCCCGGGGCACCGGCCACACGGGCGGTGCCGGTGGCACCGGTGGCGCCGGCGGCACCGGTGGCGCCGGCGGCATTGGCAACGGCACCGGTAACGGCGGAAACGGCGGTCGCGGCGGCAACAGCGGACCCGGTGGCATCGGCGGCGACAGCGTCGGTAGCGACGACGGCGGCAGGGGCGGTCACGGCGTGCAGGGCGGCACTGGCGGCGCCGGCGGCGAGGCCACCGGCAGCGGCACCGCCGGCGACGGCGGCAACGGCGGCACCGGCGGTTTCGCCGGCCACGGCGGCCGCGGCGGCAACGCCATCGAAGGCGACGGGGGCAGGGGCGGCAATTCCGGTGCCGGCGGCACCGGCGGCGCCGGGGGCAACAACTCCGGCTCAGGCGACGCCGGCAACGGCGGCAACGGCGGCAACGGCGCCATCGGCGGTGGTGGCGGCTCTGGCGGCGCCGACGAGGAAGGGGGCATCGGCGGCCTCGGCGGCAACGGCGGCACCGGCGGTGCCGGCGGTGATGCTACCGGCTCCAGCGGCAACGGCGGCAACGGCGGCGCCGGAGGCAACGCCGGCGAAGGCGGCCCCGGAGGCAGGGGCGGCGAATCCCTCGGCGACGGCGGCAACGCCGGCAACGGCGGCAGAGGCGGCGACGGCGGCGACGGCGGCGATGGCGCGGGCAGCGACCACGGCGGCGGCGGTGGGGTCGGCGGCACCGGCGGCAACGGCGGATTCGGCGGCCCTGGCGCCGGCCCAGATCAACCCCGCGGCGACGGCGGCACGGGCGGCGGCGGCGGCACCGGCGGCGACGGCGGCAAAGGCGGCGACGGCACGCTAGGTGGCCTGGGCCTGCCCGGCCAACCCGGCGGCCAACGCGTTGGTGAAGAAGGCGGCGGCGGCGGCAGCGGCGGCGGGGGCGGCGGCGGCGGCTGA
- a CDS encoding PPE family protein — MSFQVLPPEVTSMQMFTGAGSGPLLAAAGGWDGLAAELSSAAASFESLTSGLAGHAWQGAASAAMTAAAAPHLGWLSAASAHAETAASLARAAAAAFEAAQAATVYPAAIAANRDQLVALVNSNLLGLNTPAIFAAEADYELMWAQDIAAMVGYHGESSAITAALAPIVQPLANLANLPAQAAAAASAPTVTGPQPAVAVEIPTITIPPVSIPNLQLPTLNLLGLGIGSFSIPELNIPQISIGSFSLPPTTISISAQILTIPSFSFPAISIPGITLGGFSTPQLATSPLVLPSVQIPASGFWIPFGGSNIPGNMGQLTSANPSLNYVSVVLNGVPNIEVNGPGGIFINLDIPSTIFVNFAIEVQGPTATPGIYIGDFDLGTGQFTGNTGFVLPPIEITGFTIPDISIPSWQTPEITLTNPGVTIDIGSIGVSDITFGPVIVPPIDIGQFQIPNIAVGAIDIAGFNTPDPLALTGGSLDLDFFKLIPRIGIEWTNPFSGLINPGPDGPTLGPITTPAVTATIDVPQITIPQISFPPFNLNAISVPPINLAPFSLGQIDVPNIQVNGINIGAINIPSIGIRPQLPSISVDTFTVPAISVSNFSLPTIKIPRIALPEISLYNPANPVNTFGLDLDTFAFIGMQGADINIEPNPFHTQVHFGVPATKIPSLTLVNATDVGSPYSLVIDGTLGTLTLPTFTINPINLELPTGLQLNLSNLAIGNIAFNTFDLPQITVPPIAIGPLTGTTLPQIELGGIQVGAFTSPLIVVPPIHLTQTILPSFTLLPAIPL; from the coding sequence ATGAGTTTCCAGGTGCTGCCGCCCGAGGTCACCTCGATGCAGATGTTCACTGGCGCGGGGTCGGGACCGCTGTTAGCGGCAGCGGGGGGCTGGGATGGGCTGGCCGCAGAGTTGAGCTCGGCGGCGGCTTCGTTCGAGTCGTTGACCTCAGGGCTGGCGGGCCACGCGTGGCAGGGCGCGGCCTCGGCGGCGATGACGGCCGCCGCCGCGCCGCACCTAGGGTGGCTCAGCGCGGCCAGCGCGCACGCCGAGACGGCGGCCAGCCTAGCTCGGGCGGCTGCGGCGGCGTTTGAAGCGGCGCAGGCGGCGACGGTGTATCCGGCGGCGATCGCGGCCAACCGCGACCAACTGGTCGCGCTGGTGAACTCGAACCTGCTGGGGCTCAACACGCCAGCCATCTTTGCCGCCGAAGCCGACTACGAGTTGATGTGGGCCCAGGACATAGCCGCGATGGTGGGCTACCACGGCGAGTCTTCGGCCATCACCGCGGCGTTGGCGCCTATCGTCCAACCGCTGGCGAACCTTGCAAACCTGCCGGCTCAGGCCGCCGCGGCCGCGTCCGCCCCCACGGTGACCGGCCCGCAGCCCGCCGTGGCCGTCGAGATACCCACGATAACCATTCCGCCCGTAAGCATCCCTAACCTTCAGCTACCCACGTTAAACCTTTTAGGTTTAGGCATCGGGAGCTTCTCTATTCCCGAACTCAACATCCCCCAAATATCGATAGGCAGTTTTAGCCTACCGCCCACAACCATATCTATATCGGCACAAATTCTGACCATACCGTCGTTTAGCTTTCCCGCCATTTCCATACCGGGCATAACTCTCGGCGGATTCAGCACACCGCAACTCGCCACGTCCCCGCTTGTCCTACCTTCAGTGCAAATACCGGCAAGCGGATTCTGGATCCCATTTGGTGGCTCCAACATCCCCGGTAATATGGGCCAGCTAACGAGCGCCAATCCTTCTTTGAATTATGTCAGCGTAGTGCTGAATGGCGTCCCGAATATAGAAGTTAATGGTCCGGGAGGTATCTTCATTAATTTGGACATCCCATCCACCATCTTCGTTAACTTCGCCATCGAAGTACAGGGGCCGACGGCCACGCCAGGAATATATATTGGCGACTTCGACCTCGGCACCGGACAGTTCACCGGAAACACCGGCTTCGTCCTCCCGCCCATCGAAATCACCGGGTTCACCATCCCGGATATATCCATTCCCTCTTGGCAAACCCCCGAGATCACCCTCACCAACCCCGGCGTGACGATCGACATCGGGTCGATCGGCGTGTCGGATATCACCTTTGGCCCAGTGATCGTTCCCCCCATCGACATTGGACAATTCCAGATACCCAACATCGCCGTCGGCGCCATCGACATCGCCGGATTCAACACTCCCGATCCCCTCGCCCTAACCGGCGGTTCGCTCGACCTCGACTTCTTCAAGCTGATCCCGAGGATCGGCATCGAGTGGACAAACCCGTTCTCCGGCCTCATTAACCCCGGACCCGATGGCCCCACCCTAGGGCCCATCACCACGCCGGCCGTCACTGCCACCATCGACGTTCCGCAAATAACCATTCCCCAAATCTCGTTCCCCCCGTTCAACCTGAACGCCATAAGTGTTCCACCGATTAATCTGGCGCCGTTCAGCCTGGGTCAAATTGACGTACCGAACATTCAAGTAAACGGAATCAACATCGGCGCAATTAACATACCAAGTATCGGCATAAGACCGCAATTGCCTAGTATTAGTGTGGACACATTCACGGTGCCCGCGATCTCCGTCAGCAACTTTAGCCTACCGACGATCAAAATCCCACGAATAGCCCTGCCTGAAATATCGCTATATAACCCCGCCAATCCAGTGAATACTTTCGGCTTAGACCTCGACACATTTGCATTCATCGGCATGCAAGGCGCCGACATTAATATCGAACCCAACCCGTTTCATACACAGGTACACTTTGGGGTTCCCGCAACTAAAATCCCGTCCTTGACATTAGTAAACGCTACCGACGTCGGCAGCCCATATAGCTTGGTGATCGACGGAACACTCGGGACGTTGACCCTGCCGACCTTCACGATTAACCCGATCAATCTCGAGTTGCCCACCGGCCTGCAGCTGAATCTATCGAATCTCGCCATCGGCAACATCGCGTTCAATACCTTCGACCTCCCCCAAATCACCGTTCCGCCCATCGCAATCGGACCACTCACCGGCACCACTTTGCCGCAGATCGAGCTCGGCGGCATTCAGGTTGGGGCCTTCACCAGCCCCTTAATTGTCGTTCCGCCGATCCACCTCACTCAGACCATCTTGCCGAGCTTCACCCTGCTGCCAGCGATACCGCTGTAG
- a CDS encoding helix-turn-helix domain-containing protein, producing the protein MAEPRPADASQRPGSPPTDRVVAVIELLATQHEPNSVASIASRLELNRSTATSILLALERAGWVTRQSDRRYALGPGLIGVADAVHRAFPVSAEISHALEELAERAGCGATLAWVGSTDMTFLVSVPGRGKMPAGVGAGLRLPVGAPACAAVIAHRDLPARREWLATASPADRRILKDVLSQIHTTRVAVYGLGESDPKVLDLLGEVAELLAENPQRSSLRRQMFKLFAELAPIPYTKEQLASAQPLSIGYLAAPVFADGKASYELQLGPLRAEVSKSERERYIAEIRATAGTLSCGAKTLYRSG; encoded by the coding sequence ATGGCCGAGCCCCGCCCAGCCGACGCAAGTCAGCGGCCCGGATCGCCGCCGACTGATCGGGTAGTCGCAGTCATCGAACTGCTGGCGACCCAGCATGAGCCGAATTCGGTCGCGTCGATCGCCTCCCGGCTGGAGCTCAATCGATCGACCGCGACATCGATCCTGCTAGCGCTTGAGCGTGCCGGGTGGGTGACTCGGCAATCGGATCGCAGATACGCCTTGGGTCCGGGGCTGATCGGCGTGGCCGACGCAGTGCACCGAGCCTTCCCGGTTTCAGCCGAGATCAGCCACGCGCTTGAGGAATTGGCGGAGCGCGCGGGTTGCGGGGCAACGCTGGCCTGGGTCGGTTCCACTGACATGACCTTCCTCGTCAGCGTCCCCGGCAGGGGCAAGATGCCGGCCGGGGTCGGTGCCGGCCTCCGCTTGCCGGTTGGCGCGCCTGCCTGCGCGGCGGTGATTGCGCACCGTGATCTGCCCGCGCGCCGCGAGTGGCTGGCCACGGCTAGCCCGGCTGATCGGCGCATCCTCAAGGATGTGCTGTCACAAATACATACGACCCGCGTGGCGGTTTACGGGTTGGGCGAGTCGGACCCAAAGGTGCTCGACTTGCTCGGCGAGGTAGCCGAACTGCTGGCGGAGAACCCGCAGCGTAGCTCGCTGCGACGGCAAATGTTCAAGCTGTTTGCCGAGCTCGCTCCAATCCCTTACACGAAAGAGCAACTCGCGTCTGCGCAGCCGCTGTCGATCGGCTATCTGGCGGCTCCGGTGTTCGCCGACGGCAAGGCGAGTTACGAACTACAGCTCGGGCCGTTGCGCGCGGAAGTCAGCAAATCGGAGCGCGAACGCTATATAGCTGAGATCCGCGCGACGGCAGGCACGCTCAGCTGCGGTGCAAAGACCTTGTACCGCAGCGGTTGA
- a CDS encoding IclR family transcriptional regulator, with protein sequence MRQHSGIGVLDKAVGVLHAVAESPCGLAELCDRTGLPRATAYRLAAALEVHRLLGRDDEGRWRLGPAVTELAAHVNDPLLAASASVLPQLRETTGESVQLYRREGTLRVCVAALEPTAGLRDTVPVGARLPMTAGSGAKVLLAHSDIATQQAVLPHAKFTDRALAEVRRRGWAQSVAEREAGVASVSAPVRDSRGVVVAAISVSGPVDRMGRRPGARWAADLVAAADTLARRL encoded by the coding sequence ATGAGACAGCATAGCGGTATTGGCGTACTCGACAAAGCCGTGGGCGTGCTGCACGCGGTCGCGGAATCCCCCTGCGGGCTGGCCGAACTGTGCGACCGAACCGGTCTGCCCAGGGCCACCGCGTATCGGCTGGCGGCCGCTTTGGAGGTTCATCGCCTGCTGGGCCGCGACGACGAGGGGCGTTGGCGACTTGGCCCTGCGGTCACCGAACTTGCGGCCCATGTCAACGATCCGCTGCTGGCCGCCAGTGCGTCCGTGCTACCCCAGCTGCGCGAGACCACCGGTGAAAGCGTGCAGCTTTATCGCCGCGAAGGTACGTTGCGCGTCTGTGTGGCCGCGCTGGAACCGACTGCAGGCCTTCGCGATACGGTCCCGGTCGGGGCCCGGTTGCCGATGACGGCGGGCTCCGGGGCCAAAGTTCTGCTGGCTCACAGCGACATTGCCACCCAGCAGGCCGTGCTACCTCATGCGAAGTTCACTGACCGAGCGCTGGCCGAAGTACGCCGCCGCGGCTGGGCGCAGAGCGTGGCCGAACGCGAGGCCGGGGTAGCAAGCGTGTCGGCCCCGGTGCGCGATAGCCGCGGTGTTGTAGTGGCCGCGATATCGGTGTCCGGTCCCGTCGATCGGATGGGCCGACGCCCTGGGGCGCGTTGGGCAGCAGACCTAGTGGCCGCTGCCGACACGCTTGCTCGCCGCCTCTAG
- the leuC gene encoding 3-isopropylmalate dehydratase large subunit, giving the protein MENATDKPRTLAEKVWDDHVVVRGQDGAPDLIYIDLHLVHEVTSPQAFDGLRLNGRKVRRPDLTIATEDHNVPTVDIDKPIADLVSRTQVETLRRNCAEFGVRLHPMGDIEQGIVHVVGPQLGLTQPGMTIVCGDSHTSTHGAFGALAMGIGTSEVEHVLATQTLPLRPFKTMAVNVDGQLPEGVSAKDIILALIAKIGTGGGQGHVIEYRGSAIESLSMEGRMTICNMSIEAGARAGMVAPDDTTYEFINGRPHAPTGAQWDAALAYWQQLRTDDGAVFDTEVYLDAASLSPFVTWGTNPGQGVPLDAAVPDPELMTDDAERQAAEKALAYMDLRPGTPMRDIAVDVVFVGSCTNGRIEDLRVVADVLRGRQVAQGVRMLVVPGSMRVRAQAEAEGLGEIFTAAGAEWRLAGCSMCLGMNPDQLAPGQRCAATSNRNFEGRQGKGGRTHLMSPAVAAATAVRGTLSAPADLN; this is encoded by the coding sequence ATGGAAAACGCAACCGACAAGCCGCGCACGCTGGCCGAGAAGGTTTGGGACGACCACGTCGTGGTACGCGGCCAAGACGGTGCGCCCGACTTGATTTACATCGACCTGCACTTGGTGCACGAAGTGACCAGTCCGCAGGCTTTCGACGGTCTGCGTCTCAACGGCCGGAAGGTGCGACGGCCCGACCTAACAATCGCCACCGAGGATCACAACGTGCCCACCGTTGACATCGACAAGCCGATCGCCGACTTGGTGTCGCGCACGCAGGTGGAGACGTTGCGTCGGAACTGCGCCGAATTCGGTGTCCGGCTGCATCCGATGGGCGATATCGAGCAGGGCATCGTGCATGTCGTCGGACCGCAATTGGGTCTCACCCAACCGGGGATGACAATCGTGTGCGGCGACAGCCACACCTCGACCCACGGCGCATTCGGCGCGCTGGCGATGGGCATTGGCACCTCCGAGGTCGAGCATGTGCTTGCCACCCAGACGCTGCCGCTACGGCCGTTCAAGACGATGGCGGTCAATGTCGATGGGCAATTGCCCGAAGGAGTGTCGGCCAAGGACATCATTCTTGCGTTGATCGCCAAGATCGGCACCGGCGGCGGGCAGGGTCATGTCATCGAATACCGCGGCAGCGCCATCGAATCGCTGTCGATGGAAGGTCGGATGACGATTTGCAACATGAGCATCGAAGCCGGCGCCCGAGCCGGCATGGTGGCTCCCGACGACACCACTTACGAATTCATAAATGGCCGGCCGCACGCGCCGACGGGCGCCCAATGGGACGCCGCGCTCGCGTATTGGCAACAACTGCGCACCGACGATGGCGCCGTATTCGACACCGAGGTATATCTCGATGCCGCGTCATTGAGCCCCTTTGTCACCTGGGGAACCAACCCCGGCCAGGGCGTGCCACTGGACGCCGCCGTACCCGATCCCGAACTGATGACCGACGACGCCGAGCGACAGGCCGCCGAGAAAGCGTTGGCATACATGGACCTTCGCCCCGGCACTCCGATGCGCGATATCGCGGTCGACGTCGTATTCGTGGGATCGTGCACAAACGGCCGCATTGAGGACTTGCGGGTGGTGGCCGACGTGTTGCGTGGGCGCCAAGTGGCCCAGGGCGTGCGGATGTTGGTTGTTCCGGGATCGATGCGGGTGCGTGCGCAGGCCGAAGCCGAAGGTCTGGGAGAGATCTTCACCGCCGCGGGTGCCGAATGGCGGTTGGCCGGATGCTCTATGTGCTTGGGGATGAACCCCGATCAGCTCGCGCCCGGGCAGCGGTGCGCGGCGACGTCAAACCGCAACTTTGAAGGGCGGCAGGGCAAGGGCGGCCGAACACATTTGATGTCACCGGCGGTTGCCGCCGCTACCGCGGTGCGCGGCACCCTTTCCGCTCCGGCCGATTTGAATTGA
- the leuD gene encoding 3-isopropylmalate dehydratase small subunit produces the protein MEAFHTHTGIGVPLRRSNVDTDQIIPAVFLKRVTRTGFEDGLFASWRSDPAFVLNLSPFDRGSVLVAGPDFGTGSSREHAVWALMDYGFRAVISSRFGDIFRGNAGKAGLLAAEVDQDGVELLWKLIEQSPGLEITANLQDRNITAGTVVLPFKIDDHTAWRLLEGLDDIALTLRKLDDIESFEVAYPDWKPRTLPTS, from the coding sequence ATGGAAGCCTTTCATACCCACACTGGCATTGGTGTGCCGTTGCGGCGGTCCAATGTCGACACCGATCAGATCATTCCCGCGGTCTTTTTGAAGCGCGTCACCCGAACCGGTTTCGAGGACGGCTTGTTTGCGAGCTGGCGCTCGGATCCGGCATTCGTCCTAAACCTCAGCCCCTTTGATCGGGGTTCGGTCTTGGTCGCTGGACCGGATTTCGGCACCGGATCTTCGCGTGAGCATGCGGTGTGGGCACTCATGGACTACGGATTCCGGGCGGTTATCTCGTCTCGATTCGGTGACATTTTTCGCGGCAACGCGGGCAAGGCCGGGCTGCTGGCGGCCGAAGTCGACCAAGACGGTGTGGAACTTCTTTGGAAGCTCATCGAGCAGAGTCCAGGTTTGGAAATCACTGCCAATCTTCAAGATCGAAATATCACCGCGGGAACGGTGGTGCTGCCGTTCAAGATTGACGATCACACTGCGTGGCGACTGCTCGAAGGTCTTGACGATATAGCCCTTACGCTGCGGAAACTCGACGATATCGAGTCTTTTGAGGTGGCTTACCCGGACTGGAAACCGCGCACATTGCCCACCTCCTGA
- a CDS encoding HU family DNA-binding protein, whose protein sequence is MNKAELIDVLTQKLGSDRRQATAAVENVVDTIVRAVHKGDSVTITGFGVFEQRRRAARVARNPRTGETVKVKPTSVPAFRPGAQFKAVVSGAQRLPAEGPAVKRGVVASAAKKAAKKAPAKKAATKAPAKKAATKAPAKKAATRAPAKKAATKAPAKKAATKAPAKKAATKAVKKAAAKAPVRKAATKAPAKKAPAKKAASKAPAKKATARRGRK, encoded by the coding sequence ATGAACAAAGCAGAGCTCATAGATGTGCTCACACAGAAATTGGGCTCGGACCGTCGGCAGGCCACCGCCGCCGTCGAGAATGTCGTCGACACGATTGTGCGTGCGGTACACAAGGGTGACAGCGTCACCATTACCGGGTTCGGTGTGTTCGAACAGCGCCGCCGCGCGGCTCGCGTGGCCCGCAATCCCCGGACCGGCGAAACGGTGAAGGTAAAGCCGACGTCAGTGCCGGCGTTCCGTCCAGGCGCCCAATTCAAAGCGGTTGTGTCTGGCGCACAGCGTCTCCCGGCGGAAGGGCCCGCCGTCAAGCGTGGTGTAGTGGCGAGTGCCGCCAAGAAGGCGGCAAAGAAGGCGCCGGCCAAGAAGGCCGCGACCAAGGCGCCGGCCAAGAAAGCCGCGACCAAGGCGCCGGCCAAGAAGGCCGCGACCAGGGCGCCGGCCAAGAAAGCCGCGACCAAGGCGCCGGCCAAGAAAGCCGCGACCAAAGCGCCGGCCAAGAAAGCCGCGACCAAAGCGGTGAAGAAGGCCGCCGCCAAGGCACCGGTGCGCAAGGCGGCAACCAAGGCTCCGGCTAAAAAGGCTCCGGCCAAGAAGGCCGCGAGCAAGGCTCCGGCCAAGAAGGCTACGGCCAGGCGGGGTCGCAAGTAA